The Oryzias melastigma strain HK-1 linkage group LG6, ASM292280v2, whole genome shotgun sequence genome includes a window with the following:
- the igf2b gene encoding insulin-like growth factor 2b — protein sequence MESPQRLGQQPPRHTCRTVGCLKARRMSPGGALLLALAFTLCVGGVASGETLCGGELVDALQFVCQDRGFYFSRPTSRGGLRRQPSRGIVEECCFRSCDLNLLEQYCAKPTKSERDVSATSLQVIPMIPAQKQEVPRKQHVTVKYSKYEVWQRKAAQRLRRGVPAILRAKKFRRQAEKIKAQEESVFHRPLISLPSKLPPVLLTTDNFVNHK from the exons ATGGAGAGCCCGCAAAGACTCGGACAGCAGCCCCCCCGCCACACCTGCAGGACGGTGGGGTGCCTCAAG GCACGGAGGATGTCTCCCGGCGGCGCGCTGCTGCTCGCGCTGGCCTTCACGCTCTGCGTGGGGGGGGTGGCCTCTGGGGAGACGCTGTGCGGGGGGGAGCTGGTGGACGCGCTGCAGTTCGTCTGTCAGGACCGAGGCTTTTACTTCA GTAGGCCAACCAGCAGAGGGGGACTGCGGCGCCAGCCGAGCCGTGGGATCGTAGAGGAGTGTTGTTTCCGTAGCTGTGACCTCAACCTGCTAGAGCAGTACTGTGCCAAACCCACCAAGTCCGAAAGGGACGTGTCAGCCACTTCTCTACAGGTCATACCCATGATTCCCGCACAAAAACAG GAAGTCCCAAGGAAGCAGCATGTGACTGTGAAGTATTCCAAATACGAGGTGTGGCAGAGGAAGGCGGCCCAGCGGCTCCGGAGGGGCGTCCCTGCCATCCTGAGGGCCAAAAAGTTCCGGAGGCAGGCGGAAAAAATTAAAGCCCAGGAGGAGTCGGTCTTCCACAGGCCCCTGATCAGCCTTCCCAGCAAACTGCCCCCCGTGTTGCTCACCACGGACAACTTTGTCAACCACAAATGA